One region of Limnospira fusiformis SAG 85.79 genomic DNA includes:
- the petG gene encoding cytochrome b6-f complex subunit V, whose protein sequence is MIEPLLSGIVLGLILVTLAGLFFAAYQQYKRGNQLID, encoded by the coding sequence GTGATTGAACCATTACTTTCGGGGATCGTCTTAGGCTTAATCCTGGTGACATTAGCGGGACTATTCTTTGCAGCCTATCAGCAGTACAAACGCGGAAATCAACTGATTGACTAA
- the petH gene encoding ferredoxin--NADP reductase: MYSPTGTGVAMRTGAAGRIFVFEVEGMRQGQNTDNFNYPIRRSGTVYLTVPYERMNQEMRRLSKMGAKIVNIYPAGETPPVRTQAAPENGQQSQSSGTQTPTMTQAKAKTDIPVNIYKPKNPYIGKCLSNEELVREGGTGTVRHLIFDISGGDLRYLEGQSIGIIPPGTDNNGKPHKLRLYSIASTRHGDHVDDKTVSLCVRQLEYKHPETGETVYGVCSTYLCNLEAGADVAITGPVGKEMLLPEDEDATIIMMATGTGIAPFRAFLWRMFKEQHEDYKFKGLAWLFFGIPYSPNILYQQELEELQQQFPENFRLTLAISREQQNPEGGKMYIQDRIKENADQLWELIQKPNTHTYICGLKGMEGGIDEGMSAAAGKFDVDWSDYQKQLKKKHRWHVETY; encoded by the coding sequence ATGTACAGTCCAACTGGAACTGGTGTTGCTATGAGGACAGGAGCGGCGGGCCGTATCTTTGTCTTTGAAGTCGAAGGGATGCGTCAGGGACAGAACACTGACAACTTTAACTATCCCATTCGTCGCAGTGGCACAGTCTACCTCACCGTTCCCTACGAACGCATGAACCAGGAGATGCGTCGCCTATCTAAAATGGGGGCCAAGATTGTCAATATCTACCCTGCTGGCGAAACCCCTCCGGTTCGGACTCAAGCGGCACCAGAAAATGGACAACAGAGCCAATCATCTGGAACCCAAACCCCTACTATGACTCAAGCGAAAGCCAAAACAGATATTCCTGTTAACATTTACAAGCCCAAAAATCCATATATCGGCAAATGCCTGTCTAACGAAGAGTTAGTTAGGGAAGGTGGAACCGGGACTGTTCGCCATTTGATTTTTGATATCAGTGGCGGCGACTTGCGCTATCTCGAAGGTCAGAGTATTGGTATTATTCCGCCAGGAACTGACAACAATGGCAAACCCCATAAACTCAGGCTGTATTCGATCGCCTCTACCCGTCATGGCGACCATGTAGATGATAAAACAGTTTCCCTATGTGTTCGTCAGTTGGAATATAAACACCCAGAAACCGGGGAAACCGTCTATGGAGTTTGCTCAACTTATCTGTGCAACCTGGAAGCTGGGGCTGATGTGGCTATTACTGGCCCGGTCGGTAAAGAAATGCTGCTCCCAGAGGATGAGGATGCCACTATCATTATGATGGCAACGGGTACGGGAATTGCGCCTTTCCGGGCATTCCTGTGGCGGATGTTTAAGGAACAGCACGAAGATTACAAGTTCAAAGGCTTGGCTTGGCTGTTCTTTGGCATTCCTTACAGCCCCAACATCCTCTATCAACAGGAACTTGAAGAATTACAGCAACAGTTCCCTGAAAACTTCCGCCTGACATTAGCCATTAGTCGGGAACAACAAAACCCAGAAGGTGGCAAAATGTATATCCAGGATCGGATTAAGGAAAATGCCGATCAGTTATGGGAATTGATCCAAAAACCCAACACCCATACTTATATTTGCGGTCTCAAAGGTATGGAAGGCGGCATTGATGAGGGAATGTCGGCCGCAGCAGGTAAGTTTGATGTTGACTGGTCTGATTATCAGAAGCAACTCAAGAAAAAGCACCGTTGGCACGTTGAAACCTACTAG
- a CDS encoding ArsR/SmtB family transcription factor, giving the protein MSDTLDSNPHHHDHQPLAPEKILSMEKAQRMAEFFSTLGDPNRWRILSALALKEMRVRDLAAAVDMTESAVSHQLRILRTMRFVSYQKRGRNVVYGLKDHHIFNLYRDVSEHLDEPEDHP; this is encoded by the coding sequence ATGTCTGACACCCTTGATAGCAATCCCCATCACCACGACCACCAGCCCCTCGCCCCAGAGAAAATTTTGAGCATGGAAAAGGCCCAACGGATGGCAGAATTTTTTAGTACCCTAGGAGACCCCAACCGCTGGCGTATCTTGTCAGCACTAGCCCTGAAAGAAATGCGTGTGCGAGACCTAGCCGCCGCCGTTGACATGACCGAATCCGCCGTATCCCACCAACTGAGAATTCTGAGGACCATGCGCTTTGTCAGTTATCAGAAAAGGGGACGCAATGTAGTCTATGGTCTCAAAGACCATCATATTTTCAACCTTTATCGGGATGTATCCGAACATCTCGATGAACCCGAAGATCACCCGTGA
- a CDS encoding metallothionein, whose amino-acid sequence MTTVTQMKCACESCLCIVDTTKAIAKNGQYYCSEACANGHPNGDGCGHKGCNCHH is encoded by the coding sequence ATGACCACGGTAACTCAAATGAAATGCGCCTGCGAGTCCTGTCTGTGTATTGTGGATACGACAAAAGCGATCGCCAAAAATGGCCAATATTACTGTAGCGAAGCCTGTGCTAATGGCCATCCTAATGGGGATGGTTGCGGTCATAAGGGTTGCAATTGTCACCACTGA
- a CDS encoding PAS domain-containing protein, with product MTPEPSVQSELTGKHGNLMNECQQLQELMAGISGVFYQYLLSADGSEKYTYIIGNFRDIYGVELDDFCINSDNIFGLKKKGDRQNFYKSIYDCAASLKTWSRHWQYTTPDGQWKLLYASAKPERKPNHDIVLNGFIFDTEMAGDYHDGNNPAKLPAIITSKFTHIFNFRQHRLLASLQKRLAEWWHHRNQIDHLFNHTVDLVAILNLEGNFKFLNSAWEISLGYDFNELIDSSFMSLVYEPDQTITFQEFNAIHYGKTRQFENRLLSKDGSYQWWSWTFVPVFESGSIYGVGRDITEQKAIADNFKAVEDKFRRIIDFTYDWEYWINPQQEIVYVSPSCERITGYSVKEFMQDPSLLAKIIHPEDRDRIIPYLYENVCDRNNQEIDFRMITRDQQVRWIGHNYQPIYDAAGQYQGKRVSNRDITQRKQKETEALRVAENLEMAQRIAHIGNWEYDVVTQKITCSDEFLQILGLVKDQDCLTFEELLKLIHPDDRDNWLNQVERALATGKSYEIDHRIVRPDGIRYIQGRGEAVRNQVGQVLRLFEIAMDITDRKNSEQILRDREQFLSSIYDGIEQAIFVVDVTQDGDFQFVGWNPASEKITGIKSRDIIGKKPEDMFLDEYAKAIRCHYETCWLKKSSLQYEEYLNFGQNKFFFLTTLNPIIDDSGRVNRIIGTAFDISSLKKTEENLRISEAQLRELAEREALENCLSGLIRNSLDTDTILATAVAEIRRVLNIDRTYFVWYRSDLDTPEWEVRKEAKIDSLTSISELYPGDALRPVSKYIRSGEMMRIDDIATCPTPTIRNFFLVLECRSVLILPIQTQQDTKGALVLAHCQDIHNWTHSEVALLEAIANQLVIALNQAELYAATQEAARVAQAQTETLEATLNQLQQAQVQLVQSEKMSSLGQMVAGLAHEINNPVSFIYGNITHAKEYTRDLLGLIELYQKHCPQAHPEITEEIETIDFQFLIEDLPRLFKSMTLGADRIRDIIKSLRTFARLDESEVKYINLHENLDSTLMILDNRLKEKPLHPAIQVHKQYGDIPQIECCAGQLNQVFLNLINNAIDAICDRYKKQTQEQIINEPGMIWISTMLTEQKTVQIRIADNGIGISQEIISKVFDPFYTTKPVGSGTGLGLSTSYQIIVEKHGGTLRCVSQESVGSEFVIEIPLKLPQNSSSTS from the coding sequence ATGACCCCAGAACCATCTGTACAATCTGAGTTGACAGGTAAACATGGAAATCTCATGAATGAATGCCAACAACTTCAAGAATTAATGGCGGGGATTTCTGGGGTATTTTATCAATATCTATTGTCTGCTGATGGTAGTGAAAAATATACCTATATTATTGGCAATTTTAGAGATATTTATGGGGTAGAATTAGATGATTTTTGCATCAATTCGGACAACATTTTTGGATTAAAAAAAAAGGGCGATCGCCAAAATTTTTATAAGTCTATTTATGATTGTGCAGCCAGTTTAAAAACTTGGTCTAGACATTGGCAATATACCACCCCAGATGGCCAATGGAAATTGCTATATGCCAGTGCCAAGCCCGAGAGAAAACCTAATCACGATATTGTCTTGAATGGCTTTATTTTTGATACGGAAATGGCTGGGGACTATCATGATGGTAATAATCCCGCAAAATTGCCAGCTATTATTACCTCGAAATTTACTCATATTTTCAATTTCAGACAGCACAGGTTACTGGCTTCTCTACAAAAACGTTTAGCTGAATGGTGGCATCATAGAAATCAAATCGATCACCTATTTAACCATACCGTTGACCTGGTGGCAATTCTCAACCTGGAAGGTAACTTTAAGTTTCTTAATTCCGCCTGGGAAATTAGCTTAGGCTATGATTTTAATGAACTGATAGATAGTTCTTTTATGAGTTTGGTATATGAGCCAGACCAAACCATAACTTTTCAGGAATTTAATGCTATACATTATGGCAAAACTCGTCAGTTTGAAAATCGACTTTTATCTAAAGATGGCTCCTATCAATGGTGGTCCTGGACTTTTGTGCCTGTGTTCGAGTCGGGGTCTATTTATGGAGTAGGTAGAGATATTACTGAACAAAAAGCGATCGCCGATAATTTCAAGGCTGTTGAAGATAAGTTCCGAAGGATTATCGATTTTACCTATGATTGGGAATATTGGATTAATCCTCAACAGGAAATTGTATATGTTTCTCCCTCCTGTGAACGCATAACTGGCTACTCGGTCAAGGAGTTTATGCAAGACCCTAGCCTATTGGCAAAAATTATTCATCCTGAAGATCGCGATCGCATAATTCCTTATTTATATGAAAATGTCTGCGATCGTAATAACCAGGAAATAGATTTTCGTATGATCACCCGCGATCAACAAGTGCGTTGGATTGGTCATAACTATCAGCCTATCTATGATGCAGCCGGACAGTATCAGGGAAAACGGGTTAGTAACCGAGATATTACTCAACGTAAACAGAAAGAAACTGAAGCCTTGCGAGTAGCTGAAAACCTGGAAATGGCGCAGCGTATTGCTCATATAGGTAATTGGGAATATGATGTTGTTACTCAAAAAATTACTTGTTCTGATGAATTTTTGCAGATTTTGGGTTTGGTCAAAGACCAAGATTGTTTAACCTTTGAGGAATTACTAAAACTTATTCATCCTGACGATCGCGACAATTGGCTAAACCAAGTTGAGAGAGCTTTAGCTACCGGAAAATCCTACGAAATTGACCACCGTATTGTTAGACCTGATGGCATTCGTTATATTCAAGGTCGCGGGGAGGCGGTTCGTAACCAAGTCGGACAGGTACTGCGCCTATTTGAAATTGCTATGGATATTACCGATCGCAAAAACTCTGAGCAAATTTTGCGCGATCGTGAGCAGTTCCTCTCTAGTATTTATGATGGAATTGAACAAGCAATTTTTGTCGTTGATGTTACCCAAGATGGAGACTTTCAGTTTGTGGGATGGAACCCCGCATCCGAAAAAATTACTGGCATCAAATCTAGGGATATTATCGGTAAAAAACCCGAAGATATGTTTTTAGATGAATATGCTAAAGCTATCCGCTGTCACTATGAAACTTGTTGGCTGAAAAAGTCATCATTACAGTATGAGGAATATTTGAATTTTGGTCAAAATAAATTTTTTTTTCTCACTACTCTTAATCCTATTATAGACGATTCGGGAAGAGTTAACCGAATTATTGGCACAGCTTTTGATATTAGCAGCCTTAAAAAAACTGAGGAAAATTTAAGAATTTCCGAAGCACAACTGCGAGAACTAGCAGAAAGAGAAGCACTCGAAAATTGTCTATCTGGGTTGATTCGTAACTCCCTGGATACAGATACTATTTTGGCAACTGCTGTCGCTGAAATTAGGCGTGTATTAAATATAGATCGCACCTATTTTGTCTGGTATAGAAGCGACTTAGATACCCCTGAATGGGAAGTTCGCAAAGAAGCCAAAATTGACTCTCTCACGAGTATTTCTGAACTTTACCCCGGCGATGCTTTGCGTCCAGTTAGCAAATATATCCGATCTGGAGAAATGATGCGAATTGATGATATTGCCACCTGTCCGACTCCCACTATTCGCAATTTCTTTTTGGTGTTAGAATGCCGTTCTGTTTTGATTTTACCCATTCAGACACAACAAGACACTAAAGGAGCTTTAGTCCTAGCACATTGTCAGGATATCCATAATTGGACTCATTCAGAAGTCGCGCTATTAGAAGCGATCGCTAATCAATTAGTCATTGCTCTGAACCAAGCAGAACTCTACGCCGCCACCCAGGAAGCCGCCAGAGTAGCACAAGCGCAAACTGAAACCCTAGAAGCTACATTAAACCAACTTCAACAAGCACAAGTTCAATTAGTGCAATCCGAAAAAATGTCTAGCCTAGGGCAAATGGTAGCAGGTTTGGCTCATGAAATCAACAACCCAGTCAGCTTTATTTACGGCAATATTACCCATGCTAAAGAATATACCAGAGATTTATTAGGACTAATTGAACTATATCAAAAGCATTGCCCCCAAGCACACCCGGAAATCACCGAAGAAATAGAAACTATTGATTTTCAATTTTTAATAGAAGATTTGCCGCGTCTATTTAAATCAATGACTTTGGGAGCAGATCGGATTCGAGATATTATTAAATCCCTGCGAACTTTTGCGAGGCTGGATGAATCGGAAGTTAAATATATTAACCTACATGAAAACCTCGACAGTACCTTGATGATTCTTGATAATCGTCTGAAAGAAAAACCATTACATCCCGCGATTCAAGTCCATAAACAATATGGAGATATTCCCCAGATTGAATGTTGTGCTGGACAGCTTAATCAGGTGTTTCTCAACCTAATCAATAATGCTATTGATGCTATTTGCGATCGCTACAAAAAACAGACCCAGGAACAAATTATCAACGAGCCAGGTATGATTTGGATCAGCACCATGCTAACCGAGCAAAAAACCGTCCAAATTCGCATTGCTGATAACGGTATTGGTATCAGTCAGGAAATCATCTCCAAAGTCTTTGACCCTTTCTACACCACCAAACCCGTGGGTTCAGGAACAGGTTTAGGACTATCCACCAGCTATCAAATTATCGTCGAAAAACACGGAGGAACCCTGCGTTGTGTTTCCCAAGAGTCTGTGGGAAGCGAGTTTGTTATTGAAATACCCCTAAAACTTCCCCAAAACTCTTCCTCAACTTCATGA
- a CDS encoding RNA-guided endonuclease InsQ/TnpB family protein, producing MRIYPSPELNQVWRKWLAACRYCYNQAIALSRSGKRLSKLKLRNKVMQSDLPEWVKETPCHIRQNAIFDAYQALSASPDARFRSCRDSSQGIKFNNTNFSSGSWYPRLTKGLIFMVSEPIPKACGQGTQLVFTKGRWLAIFPEPVAVTPTEATGVIALDPGVRTFITGFDGSRFLELGSGDIGGITRLCQHLDDLMSRIAKEPCRSRRRRMRQAAQRMRTKIRNLVDEAHKQIAHYLTHNYSIIFLPTFETSNMVAKVKRKIKSKTARAMLTWAHYRFKLTLRHQGEITGTTVVDVTEEYTSKTCTHCGHVHSQLGGSKVFRCPECGFTLPRDWNGAFGIFLKALRDTASVTLTGNSAIVALSGNSRINVA from the coding sequence ATCCGGATTTACCCCAGCCCCGAGCTAAATCAAGTCTGGCGTAAATGGCTGGCTGCTTGTAGGTATTGCTACAACCAAGCAATTGCATTATCTAGGAGTGGTAAACGACTAAGCAAGTTAAAGTTACGCAATAAAGTGATGCAGAGTGACTTACCCGAATGGGTCAAAGAAACACCCTGCCACATTCGGCAAAATGCCATCTTTGATGCCTATCAGGCTTTGAGCGCCAGTCCTGATGCCAGGTTTAGAAGTTGTCGTGACAGCTCTCAAGGGATTAAGTTCAATAATACTAATTTCTCTTCAGGGAGTTGGTATCCAAGACTAACGAAAGGATTAATTTTCATGGTTTCCGAACCCATCCCTAAAGCTTGCGGGCAAGGGACTCAGTTGGTGTTTACCAAAGGTCGATGGTTGGCGATTTTCCCTGAACCAGTTGCCGTTACCCCAACTGAAGCTACTGGCGTAATTGCATTAGACCCGGGTGTGCGAACTTTCATAACTGGGTTTGATGGCTCTCGGTTTCTGGAATTGGGCTCCGGGGATATTGGAGGCATTACTAGGCTATGTCAACATTTGGATGATTTGATGAGCCGAATCGCCAAGGAACCCTGTCGTTCAAGAAGGCGACGGATGAGGCAAGCGGCTCAACGAATGAGAACCAAAATCCGCAATCTAGTTGATGAAGCCCACAAACAAATTGCTCACTACTTGACTCACAACTACAGCATAATTTTTCTGCCGACCTTCGAGACTTCCAACATGGTTGCCAAGGTGAAGCGGAAAATCAAATCCAAGACTGCCCGCGCCATGCTGACATGGGCGCATTATCGATTCAAACTAACCCTGAGACATCAAGGGGAAATAACTGGAACCACAGTTGTAGATGTGACGGAAGAATACACCAGCAAAACCTGTACTCACTGTGGTCATGTGCATTCCCAGCTAGGTGGCTCAAAAGTGTTCCGATGTCCGGAGTGCGGGTTCACTCTACCCAGGGACTGGAACGGTGCTTTTGGAATCTTTCTAAAAGCTTTGCGGGATACCGCCTCTGTTACCTTAACGGGTAATAGTGCTATCGTCGCATTGTCAGGCAATAGCCGGATAAATGTCGCGTAA